The following proteins are encoded in a genomic region of Bosea beijingensis:
- the aqpZ gene encoding aquaporin Z has product MSTKKLVAEAIGTFWLTFAGCGSAVIAAGFPNVGIGLLGVSLAFGLTVVTMAYAIGHISGCHLNPAVTVGLAAGGRFPAGQVVPYIVAQVVGAVVAAGVLYLIARGAPGFDLAGGFASNGYAEHSPGKYNLVSAFLMEVVMTMMFLFIIMGSTHGKAPAGFAPLAIGLGLVLIHLVSIPVTNTSVNPARSTGPALFVGGWAIQQLWLFWVAPLLGGVLGGVIYRWLSDEPTGEVTGR; this is encoded by the coding sequence ATGAGCACGAAGAAGTTAGTCGCCGAAGCCATCGGCACGTTTTGGTTGACCTTTGCGGGTTGCGGCAGCGCGGTCATCGCCGCGGGATTTCCAAATGTCGGGATAGGGTTGCTCGGCGTTTCGCTGGCGTTCGGCCTGACGGTCGTGACGATGGCCTATGCCATCGGCCACATCTCGGGTTGCCATCTCAATCCCGCCGTGACGGTCGGCCTCGCGGCCGGCGGGCGCTTCCCGGCGGGGCAGGTCGTTCCCTACATCGTCGCGCAGGTTGTCGGCGCGGTCGTCGCGGCGGGCGTGCTTTATCTCATCGCCCGCGGCGCGCCGGGCTTCGATCTCGCCGGCGGCTTCGCCTCGAACGGCTATGCCGAGCATTCGCCCGGCAAGTACAATCTCGTCTCGGCTTTCCTCATGGAAGTCGTGATGACCATGATGTTCCTGTTCATCATCATGGGATCGACCCATGGCAAGGCGCCGGCCGGCTTCGCCCCGCTGGCGATCGGCCTCGGCCTTGTCCTGATCCACCTCGTCAGCATCCCGGTCACCAACACCTCGGTGAACCCGGCCCGCAGCACCGGCCCGGCGCTCTTCGTCGGCGGCTGGGCCATCCAGCAGCTCTGGCTGTTCTGGGTGGCGCCGCTGCTCGGCGGCGTGCTTGGCGGCGTGATCTATCGCTGGCTGAGCGACGAGCCGACAGGCGAGGTCACCGGCCGCTGA